Proteins encoded by one window of candidate division KSB1 bacterium:
- a CDS encoding family 16 glycosylhydrolase → MNSIFQKLIKFLVAACQAFIISSCQEPPNAQQIPTDNTDFPLVWQDQFTDLDRRRWALGDWTFNYNLCEFSPAMVQVTAQGLELRIAQKGADKGKYREKPYWGGEVYGLERYLYGRFEVEMKPFCPPGVVASFFLMYDERDGQGNNIDWYEIDIEFPGSTRKISYALHYGEGGGIKSVVKEVPLDFDASDRFHHYAIVWKPDSIYFTIDNRLSAEFTEPYVLNQLNQAMNIRMNYWVSESKEWVGRFYPSVLPITSLYRSVAYRRYQKTRPMSR, encoded by the coding sequence ATGAATTCCATTTTTCAAAAACTGATAAAATTCCTTGTTGCCGCTTGCCAGGCGTTTATCATATCTTCTTGTCAGGAACCCCCAAACGCCCAACAAATACCGACTGATAATACAGATTTTCCTCTGGTCTGGCAAGATCAGTTCACTGATCTTGATCGTCGTCGCTGGGCACTGGGCGATTGGACGTTTAATTACAACCTATGCGAGTTTTCACCCGCCATGGTCCAGGTAACAGCCCAAGGGCTCGAGCTGCGCATCGCTCAAAAAGGTGCGGATAAAGGAAAATATAGAGAAAAGCCCTATTGGGGAGGCGAAGTCTACGGACTCGAGCGCTATCTCTATGGCCGCTTCGAAGTGGAAATGAAACCATTTTGTCCGCCGGGAGTAGTGGCCTCATTTTTTCTCATGTACGATGAGCGGGATGGACAGGGGAACAACATCGACTGGTACGAAATCGACATCGAATTCCCAGGAAGCACGCGAAAAATTTCCTATGCTCTACATTACGGCGAGGGAGGCGGCATTAAATCAGTTGTAAAAGAGGTGCCGCTCGACTTTGACGCTAGCGATCGATTCCATCATTATGCCATCGTCTGGAAGCCGGACTCCATTTATTTTACCATCGACAACAGACTCTCTGCAGAGTTTACGGAACCGTATGTTCTCAACCAGTTGAATCAGGCGATGAACATCCGTATGAATTATTGGGTATCGGAATCGAAAGAGTGGGTAGGGCGCTTCTATCCGAGTGTGCTGCCGATTACCAGCCTCTATCGTTCAGTCGCTTACCGTCGTTATCAAAAGACGAGGCCGATGAGCCGCTGA
- the priA gene encoding primosomal protein N': MSEPIKNPYAQVVFPVALDRAFTYRIPERFRDDVVPGVRVLCPFGRRRLTGFVVERNAEAAVSDLKEIEEVLDPTPLFTPQVLQLARWIADYYLCGWGEVLKAALPSGIHLDSQRVVRLMHSKPEELADSLQERAPRQAEIIRRLALQNPMRISRLAANLGKNVYAALQPLREKGLVRIELELPEPRVKAKYEIVARLAPHLTLDKIGSIISELQSKAPKQAAVLAALLDVVGGELSRADLRRLTGADHAVFTVLAERGFIILDKREVVREYYQELEVEEPPKLTLNPDQQAALEAVTAALDAGKFETFLLHGVTGSGKTQVYIDAIHHVMRLGRTAIVLVPEIALTPQTVRRFRAHFGNAVAVFHSRMSPGERYDSWRKTWEGEHKIVIGPRSAIFSPLKNIGLIIVDEEHEPSYKQVEPAPRYHGRDVAVVRGRFENAVVILGSATPSVETFYNALAGKYRLLKLPKRIDDVPMPLVHLVDLRKEPKVIGRSEAPIFSRLLRQKIEEKLGRGEQIILFLNRRGFATMFKCRGCGFLAKCSQCDAALTFHLRGRLLKCHYCGYTQKAPDRCPQCGGEDVFLRGVGTQRVEEELRLFFPDVKSLRMDLDTTKGRMAHDRVLQRFADGEHQILLGTQMVAKGLDFPNVTLVGVINADTELLLPDFRAAERTFQLLTQVAGRAGRKDKTGEVVIQTLSPDHYSLQFAQKHDYDSFFKAELLDRRALLYPPYSRLIYVLFKGREEKKVEEAALRFRSLLSDDGSFRVLGPAPPMMVKVQNLFRRHLLLMSDKSRDPGGREMKDALRRALDGFGKKGREQVQIVVDVDPLSFF; encoded by the coding sequence ATGAGCGAACCGATTAAAAATCCCTATGCACAGGTGGTCTTTCCCGTGGCGTTGGATCGGGCGTTCACTTATCGGATTCCCGAACGATTTCGCGATGACGTGGTGCCCGGTGTACGGGTTTTGTGCCCCTTCGGGCGAAGGCGTCTGACCGGTTTTGTCGTGGAGCGAAACGCAGAGGCGGCAGTGAGCGATCTCAAAGAGATCGAAGAAGTGCTCGATCCTACGCCCCTGTTTACGCCGCAGGTGCTGCAGTTGGCGCGTTGGATTGCCGACTATTACCTCTGCGGTTGGGGAGAAGTGCTCAAGGCGGCGTTGCCGTCGGGAATACACCTCGACTCCCAACGCGTCGTCCGGCTGATGCATTCCAAACCGGAGGAGTTGGCGGATTCCCTGCAGGAACGGGCGCCGCGGCAGGCTGAAATCATTCGCCGGCTGGCGCTGCAGAATCCCATGCGCATCAGCCGCTTGGCGGCCAATTTAGGAAAGAATGTCTATGCAGCGCTGCAGCCCCTGCGCGAGAAAGGTTTGGTGCGCATCGAGTTGGAGCTCCCTGAACCGCGCGTAAAGGCCAAATACGAGATCGTAGCGCGACTGGCTCCTCATTTGACTTTGGACAAAATCGGCAGCATAATCTCGGAACTGCAGAGCAAGGCGCCCAAACAGGCGGCCGTTCTGGCGGCATTGCTCGATGTCGTCGGCGGCGAGCTTTCGCGTGCCGATCTTCGACGTCTCACCGGTGCCGATCACGCCGTCTTTACGGTGCTGGCGGAGCGGGGATTCATCATCCTCGACAAACGCGAAGTCGTGCGGGAATATTATCAGGAACTCGAGGTTGAGGAGCCGCCCAAATTGACCCTCAACCCCGACCAGCAGGCGGCACTTGAAGCCGTGACCGCAGCTTTGGACGCCGGCAAGTTCGAGACTTTTCTTCTTCACGGCGTTACCGGCAGCGGCAAGACTCAGGTCTATATCGATGCCATTCATCACGTCATGCGCTTGGGCCGTACGGCGATCGTGCTGGTTCCTGAAATTGCCCTCACACCTCAGACCGTGCGGCGTTTTCGGGCGCACTTTGGAAATGCGGTCGCCGTGTTTCATAGCCGCATGTCCCCGGGCGAGCGCTACGACTCGTGGCGAAAAACCTGGGAGGGCGAGCACAAGATCGTTATCGGCCCGCGCTCCGCCATCTTTTCGCCGCTCAAGAACATCGGACTGATCATTGTCGATGAAGAGCATGAGCCTTCCTACAAGCAGGTGGAGCCGGCGCCGCGTTATCATGGCCGCGATGTCGCCGTCGTTCGCGGTCGGTTCGAGAATGCCGTTGTTATTCTCGGCTCTGCAACCCCTTCCGTCGAAACGTTCTACAATGCTCTGGCCGGAAAATATCGTCTGCTCAAGCTGCCGAAGCGCATCGATGACGTGCCGATGCCGCTGGTCCACCTGGTCGATTTGCGCAAAGAACCAAAGGTCATCGGCCGCAGTGAAGCTCCCATTTTTTCCAGGCTGCTGCGGCAAAAGATCGAGGAAAAACTGGGCCGCGGCGAGCAGATCATTCTCTTTCTCAACCGGCGCGGCTTTGCCACCATGTTCAAGTGCCGAGGCTGCGGTTTTTTGGCCAAGTGCAGCCAATGCGATGCAGCGCTGACGTTTCATCTGCGGGGTCGTCTGCTCAAGTGTCACTATTGCGGCTATACGCAAAAAGCGCCCGATAGGTGTCCCCAATGCGGCGGAGAGGACGTCTTTTTGCGCGGGGTCGGCACGCAGCGTGTCGAGGAGGAGCTGCGCCTCTTTTTCCCAGATGTAAAGTCACTGCGAATGGACCTCGACACCACTAAAGGCCGCATGGCTCATGACAGAGTCCTTCAGCGTTTTGCCGACGGCGAGCACCAAATCCTTCTCGGCACGCAGATGGTGGCCAAGGGACTCGATTTTCCCAACGTCACATTGGTCGGCGTGATCAATGCCGATACCGAGCTGCTTTTGCCGGACTTTCGTGCAGCCGAACGGACTTTTCAATTGCTTACACAGGTTGCCGGCCGCGCCGGGCGTAAAGACAAAACCGGAGAAGTGGTGATCCAAACCTTGTCGCCGGATCACTACAGCCTTCAATTTGCTCAAAAACACGATTACGATTCGTTTTTCAAGGCCGAACTGCTCGACCGCAGAGCTTTGCTCTATCCGCCCTACAGCCGGTTAATTTATGTGCTTTTCAAAGGCCGTGAAGAGAAAAAAGTCGAGGAGGCCGCGCTGCGGTTTAGATCCCTCCTTTCCGACGATGGATCCTTTCGCGTTCTGGGTCCTGCGCCGCCGATGATGGTCAAGGTGCAGAATCTTTTCCGAAGACATCTTTTGTTGATGAGCGATAAAAGCAGGGATCCTGGCGGGCGTGAAATGAAGGACGCGCTGCGTCGAGCGCTCGACGGTTTTGGCAAAAAAGGCCGCGAACAGGTGCAGATTGTCGTGGACGTCGATCCGCTGTCGTTTTTCTAA
- a CDS encoding peptidylprolyl isomerase gives MKLTVMLFIPFFLFLSTIGCAKFDPYKPLTAEETQALLVKAKQSSRPAEPDRILSSEEIAAVLERVKATPVEPVDPREAAILETNYGVIVIAFYPQEAPGHCSNFKRLVKAGYFDQTRFHRIIDGFVIQGGDILTRDEDPMNDGSGGPGYTIPAEFNGIPHDLGIVSMARAQDPNSAGSQFFICLSRERTRFLDGKYTVFGQVIGGLDVVQKIGRVPVKESPFGEPSSPIEPVVLKQAFWIKR, from the coding sequence ATGAAACTTACGGTCATGCTTTTCATTCCCTTTTTTCTTTTCCTCAGTACCATCGGTTGTGCGAAATTCGATCCTTACAAGCCGTTGACGGCAGAAGAAACACAGGCTCTATTGGTCAAGGCCAAGCAATCAAGCCGACCTGCCGAGCCGGACCGCATTCTCTCTTCCGAGGAAATCGCAGCAGTCTTAGAACGCGTCAAGGCTACGCCGGTTGAACCCGTTGATCCCCGCGAAGCGGCTATCCTCGAGACCAATTACGGCGTCATTGTCATCGCCTTTTATCCCCAAGAAGCGCCCGGCCACTGCAGCAATTTCAAACGGCTGGTCAAGGCGGGCTATTTTGACCAGACCCGTTTTCACCGCATCATCGACGGCTTTGTAATACAAGGCGGCGACATATTAACCCGCGATGAGGATCCAATGAACGACGGCAGCGGCGGTCCCGGCTATACCATCCCTGCCGAATTCAACGGCATTCCTCATGATCTCGGCATCGTCTCAATGGCGCGCGCACAAGATCCGAACAGCGCCGGTTCGCAGTTCTTTATCTGCCTTTCCCGCGAGCGCACCCGTTTTCTCGACGGCAAATACACGGTTTTCGGCCAAGTCATCGGCGGTCTGGATGTCGTGCAGAAAATCGGCCGCGTGCCGGTCAAAGAAAGTCCTTTTGGTGAACCCTCTTCTCCGATCGAACCGGTTGTGCTTAAACAGGCCTTTTGGATCAAACGCTGA
- a CDS encoding S8 family serine peptidase, with product MSFFNRLTVLLLFAASLCFSAEKYWIFFKDKGPQNPEGLQKAQAELSPRALQRRAKVMHPLTDPTDLPVYSGYTEKLKSLGIEPIVTSKWLNAVSARVESDQLREIRSLPFVDKVQPVLRGRHRPQPEEATALSKRQVAGDAPIDYGASYIQNAMIRVPEVHALGLTGEGVIVALMDAGFSVKHPVFQHMNILAKRDFINNDDEVDQQPGDPYGQHDHGTKVLSILGGYAPGYLIGPAFGATFILAKTEDISSETPVEEDYWIAAAEWAEGLGADVFNTSLGYIDWYTYADMNGRTAPITIAADLAVQKGVVVVCSAGNEGNSPWRYITAPADGFGVIAVGAVGADSVIAGFSSRGPTSDGRIKPDVVALGVGATSAQSSGSGYTTGSGTSFSSPLVAGAAALILQAHPHLTPLQVRQALLQTANRAASPDNVYGFGLVNALAAVNYWGPVGNPAEETRFLSFYPNPFSPQAHGGSSKFVFDLKEPAPAQIDLYNLRGQLLGRIVDVRLPATRAASVSWDGRAPNGIPLPSGVYFCRIRIGEKEQMTKITLLR from the coding sequence ATGTCCTTTTTCAATCGTCTGACGGTTCTTTTGCTTTTTGCAGCATCTCTCTGTTTTAGCGCCGAAAAGTATTGGATCTTTTTCAAGGACAAAGGTCCGCAGAATCCGGAAGGTCTGCAGAAAGCGCAGGCGGAGCTCAGCCCCCGCGCTCTGCAACGTCGAGCCAAGGTGATGCATCCGCTCACTGATCCAACCGATCTGCCGGTTTATTCAGGTTATACGGAAAAGCTGAAAAGCCTCGGCATCGAGCCGATCGTAACGTCCAAATGGCTGAATGCCGTGAGCGCGCGGGTAGAGAGCGATCAGTTACGTGAGATCCGGTCTCTTCCTTTCGTCGACAAGGTGCAGCCGGTTCTGCGCGGAAGACATCGTCCGCAACCTGAAGAAGCAACGGCGCTCTCCAAGCGGCAGGTTGCCGGCGACGCACCCATTGATTACGGCGCTTCCTACATCCAGAACGCCATGATCCGCGTGCCCGAAGTGCACGCCTTGGGATTGACCGGCGAAGGGGTGATCGTCGCCTTGATGGATGCCGGATTTTCCGTCAAACACCCCGTCTTTCAACACATGAACATCCTTGCCAAGCGGGATTTCATCAATAACGACGACGAAGTAGATCAACAGCCTGGAGATCCCTACGGACAGCACGACCACGGCACAAAGGTTCTTTCCATCCTCGGGGGTTATGCTCCGGGTTATCTGATTGGACCGGCGTTCGGAGCTACGTTCATTCTCGCCAAGACCGAAGACATCAGCAGCGAAACGCCGGTGGAAGAGGACTATTGGATTGCCGCCGCCGAGTGGGCCGAAGGCTTGGGAGCCGACGTGTTCAACACCAGCCTCGGTTACATCGACTGGTACACCTATGCAGACATGAACGGACGTACGGCGCCGATCACCATAGCGGCGGATCTGGCGGTTCAGAAAGGCGTGGTTGTGGTCTGCTCGGCAGGCAACGAGGGCAACAGCCCTTGGCGGTACATTACGGCACCGGCGGACGGTTTCGGCGTCATTGCCGTGGGAGCCGTCGGCGCCGACAGTGTGATTGCCGGATTTAGTTCCCGCGGACCCACCAGCGACGGCCGCATCAAGCCGGATGTGGTCGCCTTGGGAGTCGGCGCAACCTCGGCGCAGTCGAGCGGTTCCGGTTACACCACCGGAAGCGGCACCTCCTTTTCATCACCGCTGGTTGCCGGTGCGGCTGCTTTGATTCTGCAGGCCCATCCGCATTTAACTCCGCTTCAAGTGCGCCAAGCTCTTCTGCAGACGGCCAACCGCGCCGCATCGCCGGACAATGTATACGGCTTTGGGCTCGTCAACGCCCTGGCTGCGGTCAATTATTGGGGTCCGGTCGGCAATCCCGCCGAAGAGACCCGATTCCTGAGCTTTTATCCGAACCCTTTTTCTCCGCAGGCACACGGCGGCAGCAGCAAATTCGTTTTCGATCTTAAGGAACCGGCACCTGCTCAGATCGATCTTTATAATCTTCGCGGCCAACTCTTAGGCCGAATCGTCGACGTCAGACTGCCCGCTACGCGCGCGGCTTCGGTTTCGTGGGACGGAAGAGCGCCGAACGGCATCCCTCTGCCATCCGGAGTGTATTTTTGCCGCATAAGGATCGGCGAAAAAGAGCAGATGACAAAAATCACCCTATTGCGTTGA
- a CDS encoding patatin-like phospholipase family protein, whose amino-acid sequence MLKRPIALALGGGGARGFAHIGVLRALEKAELPIELIVGTSMGAVVGGLYAQLADAAAVEGKIRSFLDSPLFREANSVEKKPSWADDALELLLSQRDKNENQLEQMSVMTIRLKEALEELFPRPLIEECRIPFAAVAADLRSGEEVVVRHGLIADAVTASSAMPGIFAPLEIGVRLLADGAAASPVPVRAARTLAPDACIVAVDVSAGLSASFDEKNPLSLLMRSFAVTGACRHRDLIAEADVLIRPHVKWFSWREFEEFEAFIAEGEQAAVRVLPLLKKQCKSLL is encoded by the coding sequence ATGTTGAAGCGGCCGATTGCTTTAGCGCTTGGGGGAGGCGGCGCCCGCGGTTTTGCCCACATCGGCGTACTGCGCGCCCTGGAGAAAGCCGAGCTGCCGATCGAACTCATCGTCGGCACCAGCATGGGCGCCGTTGTCGGCGGCCTCTATGCTCAGCTCGCCGACGCTGCAGCCGTTGAGGGTAAAATACGCTCTTTTCTCGACTCGCCGCTTTTTCGCGAGGCGAACTCGGTCGAAAAAAAACCATCTTGGGCCGACGACGCACTCGAGCTGCTGCTCTCGCAACGCGATAAAAACGAAAATCAGCTTGAGCAAATGAGCGTGATGACCATCCGATTGAAGGAAGCACTCGAAGAGCTGTTTCCGCGGCCGCTCATCGAAGAGTGTCGGATCCCTTTTGCCGCCGTTGCAGCCGACTTGCGCAGCGGCGAAGAAGTAGTCGTTCGCCATGGGCTCATAGCCGATGCCGTGACCGCCAGTTCAGCCATGCCGGGCATTTTTGCGCCGCTGGAAATCGGCGTGCGGCTGCTTGCCGACGGCGCCGCCGCTTCGCCCGTTCCCGTACGCGCCGCCCGCACCCTTGCCCCCGACGCCTGCATCGTCGCCGTCGACGTTTCGGCAGGACTCTCGGCATCATTCGATGAAAAGAACCCCTTATCCCTATTGATGCGCTCATTCGCCGTCACCGGCGCCTGTCGTCATCGCGACTTGATCGCAGAGGCAGACGTTCTCATCCGGCCGCACGTTAAATGGTTCAGCTGGCGCGAGTTCGAAGAGTTCGAAGCTTTTATCGCTGAGGGTGAACAGGCCGCCGTTCGCGTCCTTCCGCTCCTCAAAAAGCAATGCAAAAGCCTTTTATAG